Proteins encoded in a region of the Pseudomonas denitrificans (nom. rej.) genome:
- a CDS encoding OmpW/AlkL family protein, translated as MRKSWLTTSLLSLAVAAPVAAQAADIRGHQAGDFLVRGGFATVAPDDSSSNVKLDGTKVSGTKATVDSDTQLGLTFAYLLTDKIGIELVAATPFNHQVDVKGLNKATGLTGLDGKLADIKQLPPTVLLQYYPMGGTNSAFQPYGGLGINYTTFFDEDLASNRKDQGFSNLKLQDSWGLAAELGMDYMLNEHAFVNAAVWYMDIDTKASVDGPSALGVQKTKVDVDVDPWVYMVGFGYRF; from the coding sequence ATGCGTAAGTCCTGGCTCACCACTTCGCTTCTCTCACTTGCCGTCGCAGCGCCGGTCGCAGCCCAGGCCGCCGACATTCGCGGCCACCAGGCCGGCGACTTCCTGGTACGTGGTGGTTTCGCCACCGTGGCGCCCGATGACAGCAGCTCCAACGTCAAGCTCGACGGCACCAAGGTCAGCGGCACCAAGGCCACTGTCGACAGCGACACCCAGCTGGGCCTGACCTTCGCCTACCTGCTCACCGACAAGATCGGCATCGAGCTGGTCGCCGCCACCCCGTTCAACCACCAGGTCGACGTCAAGGGCCTGAACAAGGCCACCGGCCTGACCGGCCTGGACGGCAAGCTGGCCGACATCAAGCAGCTGCCGCCGACCGTGCTGCTGCAGTACTACCCCATGGGTGGTACCAACTCTGCCTTCCAGCCGTACGGCGGCCTGGGCATCAACTACACCACCTTCTTCGACGAAGACCTGGCCAGCAACCGCAAGGACCAGGGCTTCAGCAACCTGAAGCTGCAGGACTCCTGGGGCCTGGCCGCCGAGCTGGGCATGGACTACATGCTCAACGAGCACGCCTTCGTCAACGCCGCTGTCTGGTACATGGACATCGACACCAAGGCGAGCGTAGACGGCCCGTCCGCGCTGGGCGTACAGAAAACCAAGGTCGATGTTGACGTCGACCCCTGGGTTTACATGGTCGGTTTCGGCTACCGTTTCTGA